The Lasioglossum baleicum chromosome 12, iyLasBale1, whole genome shotgun sequence genome includes a region encoding these proteins:
- the LOC143214410 gene encoding uncharacterized protein LOC143214410 yields the protein MSWLFGWKKNQKGYPSEAGEDGKPSDESDEYIIIEKKLAPQPPQPGQSGPGYPTGSMYPYIPPVSEFSSMTVDPAASQGESTRFLNDIPFKLCKRLEILKNNDFEIDRLRIGEILSFIERIESSDYSYSFSLEEDVKAEMNNLSDQ from the coding sequence ATGTCTTGGCTGTTTGGATGGAAGAAGAACCAAAAGGGCTACCCGTCCGAAGCTGGAGAGGATGGAAAACCTTCAGACGAGAGCGACGAATACAtaatcatagaaaaaaagctAGCACCTCAACCGCCTCAACCTGGACAAAGTGGGCCTGGATATCCAACTGGAAGCATGTACCCCTATATCCCTCCGGTTTCAGAGTTTTCCTCGATGACGGTCGACCCGGCGGCAAGCCAGGGGGAGAGCACTCGCTTCCTAAACGATATACCGTTCAAATTGTGCAAACGATTGGAGATCCTGAAGAACAACGACTTCGAAATTGACAGACTTAGAATCGGCGAAATTTTGTCGTTCATCGAGAGAATAGAGTCCAGCGATTATAGTTACAGTTTCTCGTTGGAGGAAGACGTCAAGGCGGAGATGAATAACTTGAGTGACCAGTGA
- the LOC143214406 gene encoding transmembrane protein 222: MKEPDLTIDEQQYSDDVLNMEIAINPDRQRFPFCIVWTPLPILTYFLPFIGHMGIATSTGVIRDFAGPYHVSEDNMAFGKPTKYWQLNHVKAKGGARGWDAGVAEASEIYKSRMHNLCCDNCHSHVAMALNLMSFNNSNDWNMVKLAFLMLLHGKYTSFPAFLKTWMPFCLIATFIVIACIYLR; this comes from the exons ATGAAAGAGCCAGATTTAACAATCGACGAGCAGCAATATTCGGACGATGTGCTAAACATGGAGATCGCTATTAATCCGGATAGACAGAGATTTCCATTTTGCATAGTTTGGACTCCGCTGCCGATCTTGAC GTACTTTTTACCGTTCATCGGTCACATGGGCATCGCCACTTCTACCGGCGTGATAAGAGATTTCGCGGGTCCGTATCATGTGTCCGAAGACAACATGGCTTTCGGGAAACCCACGAAATACTGGCAATTGAACCACGTGAAAGCGAAGGGAGGCGCTCGGGGATGGGATGCCGGTGTCGCCGAAGCCAGCGAAATTTACAAATCGAGAATG CACAACCTATGCTGCGACAACTGTCACTCGCACGTGGCGATGGCGTTGAATTTAATGTCATTCAACAATTCCAACGATTGGAACATGGTGAAGCTAGCGTTTTTGATGCTTCTCCACGGAAAATACACAAG TTTTCCAGCATTCCTAAAGACCTGGATGCCCTTTTGTCTTATCGCCACCTTCATCGTCATCGCTTGCATTTACCTACGATAA
- the LOC143214411 gene encoding uncharacterized protein LOC143214411 encodes MGNTSTRIFLVPSPEWLKYATIVRFFPSLLLPTILRCRSRVTSQILFDGMVEYEDGTPATESQMAKDVVEFLTWTAAPEHDTRMLMLLKVIGVLTVMAISILDLHKRNMSHLRSRRIAYIPKRT; translated from the coding sequence ATGGGCAACACTTCAACCCGTATTTTCCTGGTACCATCACCGGAATGGCTCAAGTACGCGACCATAGTCCGATTTTTCCCTTCCCTCCTGCTCCCGACTATTCTACGGTGCCGTTCTCGCGTCACCTCGCAGATACTGTTCGACGGCATGGTCGAATACGAGGACGGTACACCGGCGACCGAGTCGCAAATGGCGAAGGACGTGGTCGAATTTCTGACGTGGACCGCCGCGCCGGAACACGACACGAGGATGCTCATGCTGCTCAAGGTCATAGGAGTTCTCACGGTGATGGCAATCTCGATCCTCGACCTCCATAAACGAAACATGTCGCATCTGAGGAGCCGTCGGATAGCTTACATCCCGAAACGGACCTGA
- the LOC143214412 gene encoding uncharacterized protein LOC143214412, translating into MARSWIVRLAGLAIGSCGTILYLLNDSVKAGGQSPTELPSYPWRFSRMFQTFDHAALRRGWQVYRTVCSTCHSLQFVRFMDLIDATHTAAEARAIAEEYEVTMPYHKTAGNIHM; encoded by the coding sequence ATGGCTCGGAGCTGGATCGTCCGGCTCGCGGGACTTGCGATCGGGAGCTGTGGAACGATTCTCTACCTATTGAACGACTCGGTGAAGGCGGGTGGTCAGAGCCCGACCGAGTTGCCGAGTTACCCTTGGCGGTTCTCACGCATGTTCCAGACGTTCGATCACGCAGCTCTGCGAAGGGGCTGGCAAGTCTATCGAACAGTCTGCTCCACTTGCCACAGCCTGCAATTCGTCCGCTTCATGGACCTGATAGACGCGACTCACACCGCGGCGGAGGCTCGAGCGATCGCCGAAGAGTACGAGGTTACTATGCCATATCATAAAACCGCcggaaatatacatatgtag